Part of the Diprion similis isolate iyDipSimi1 chromosome 10, iyDipSimi1.1, whole genome shotgun sequence genome, attgttttaatattaattgttCTTTGtcttgtgattttttctttgttgctttcctgttgtttttttttacaattatttatacactatGCATTAGACCCTACgtggaatttttattgtaataataatatataacattactgtacatatACAGACTATATAGGCGCGAAGCTATACAACACAGTTTTtcttacattatatatatatatatatatgtatatacctacgtaatgataatactaataataatagtaataataataataacaataatcataatGATAATGACCAGTTAGAGGAGAtgaggatttttaatttttatacgaagGTAAAATTGACGACGCCgaccgatgaaaattttttccttatttttaacTTTAGCTTTCTTTGCTGTCTGtccttgtttttccttttgctTTGCTTAAAATTCagacgtatattatacatttcgGGGATAATTGAGAGCTGCAGAAACAGGATGGGACAGCGATGTCGATTCAGTGAATAACAGCTTTCAAGTTTAATAATTACATATAAGGTATATCTTAGATATAATACGAATGCCGATTCGGCTTTACAGATATTATACAACcccgtatatacctacatatatatattcaatttaatgcatatttgtacgtatatacgaATTGCCATATTATAATATGCCTCGAGGATACAAATAATGTGAAATGgaaatatttgcaattttattacataataatttgttatCTCGTAAGAACAATCTAATGCATTATTTATCATGTATAGAGTGGTTAGACCGATCCTTAAGATCGTTCGTTTTAATAATCACTCGCGACTTCATATTTCCTATTCTCTTTCGTTCAACAATTAGTTTAATTTCCGGGGAATTTACCATTACGAATGAAATCTGTCGACGGGTCGCGGAGGTTCAATAGTTTAGTGCCGAAGCGGGAGatatagaaagagagaaagagatggaaaaggtatataattaaaaaaaaaaaaagaaaaaaaagaaacactttctctctcacttatttttccttttcgtcGTTGCTTTACTCGCAGCtgtatagatattatatatatatgtatatatacatacatgtatatgctAGCTATTAGCCTCCGGGTATTTGGCTAATACAGCTCTATGACTTAGGTAGGCAGGTAGGCCTTTTCTTCGTACGCCACCTTGTAAAGAGGGTAATTAACCTCAGGCACTAGGAGGGATCCAGGGTGAGGCACTCGGCGAGAAAGTCCTCCATGGAACGGTAGGCGTGCTCGATTACTCCCGTCAAGTCGTGATCCTCATCCGCGTAACTCTGAAATTCACCTCTGATTATTAAGCattcgataaataaaaagattcaGAGAATGAAATCGGCGTAAAAGACAATGTCTAATAAAAATGCAGACGATGAAGAAGTTGGATAAAATCATTATGAACACACGGAGCaacgtgaaaattattgtcaaCATCGTGAAACGGATTAACAAACATTCGAAGGTGGTGAAATGAAGAAGATAAACCCGAATCATGCTctggtgataatttttttcccaggACATCTcctgtgtacatacatataaatcgTCGAGTAAAACTGcgtgaaaagataaaaaaaaaacagcaaaaagtTTGCTCACCTGATACCTGAAGATCACTCCAGCCTCTGACAAAGCTTTAGCAAATGCAACGCCGTGTGTGTAAGGAGCAGTGAGGTCAGCCAAACCATGGAGAAGGTAGAGACTGTGACTCGGGACCAGTCGGGCCCTCTGAGTGAGATCAGCCTCGACGTAACCTTTGTAATTTTCGGAAGGTGCGCCAAGGACTCGTTCCGTAAAAGCGGAATCTGAAAAGGACCGGAATCAGTGGTCCACATTGTTCAGTTATGAATTTAACATTGTTATTTATTGATCGACACAGTGCAACGCTTTCCCAGACATGAAACCGAGTCAGTTTACGATAAACAGGACTTTTCCTGTGGTCCTTCGTTGTCAATACAAGTCAAACCAAGctaaaaactacaaaaaaccAGTGTGATCGATTTTAAAGTGACGCTAACTCAATCCAGGGTGAATCGAGAGATGATTTATGGTAATAAAAAGGGTGAAACTCTGTTTCAAGCATGGATACCAGTCACTTCAAAGTggggaatattttttctaatgtTCTTCTCTGTCAATTTAGCGCTGTTTTCAGGGTATGAACTCACTGTAGTAAAGCCAGTCGGCGATAGGGCTAACCGCGACTCCGCATTTGAACACGTTTTGCTGGCTACCAAGGACCATGGCAGTTACATATCCGCCATAACCCCAGCCCCAGACTCCGACTCTGGTCTCATCGAGATACTTGAAGGTGTCGAGAAGGTGCCTGAGGACGGTGAGCTGGTCCTGGACCTCAACGCCACCGATCCTCCTGAATAAGGCTCGCTTTCCTTGACCCCTGGCACCCCGGACATCGAGTCTAACGTAGACCACGTCGTTGTGGCTGGACATGTACGTCCCCCAGTCTATACCGAACCTATCGGTCACCGCCTCGCTACCTGGTCGACCATTCACTTCCACCAACACAGGAAATGCTGCGTCCCGAAGCTCCTCTCGCCATGATGGAGGCAGCAGCAACTGGACCTGCGCTTTCCAGCCTTGGGGAAGTGGGATCTGAACAGAGAAAAGAGGATTGCTTATTTTCAACCGCCACATGGATGATTAGGTATGGATGATAGAACCATCAGAAACTCTTCAGTGATTGAGATCAGTATTCGAAACGCGTTTAAAACGAACTGCGAACAACTAGTTGCCTGATTAGTTACGTACGCACAACTAACCTCGAAACTCTTACGTGTTGGCAGCGCGAGTTGTGAAAGCTTATCTGCCCGTTGTACCCTGGCGTCGTAAAGCACCCTGACCATTTTGTGGGTTATGACCGAGTGAACACCGGCCAATGGAAGCCCGGGACCCTCGCAGTGCAGGACGTAAAACCCCTGGCCACCGCTCTCTGAGAATGGGCTAACGGAGCCTCCGAAGTGTGTGCAATTGGTGTAGTAAACTCTGATAAAACGAGAAATTAGATTAATACACTCAGGAAAATGTCCAAGACAGGCTCTTCTAGGTCTTCCTTGACTCACCTACTGCTCCACAAAACACCGCCGAGGTCGCATGTCACGCACAACGGTTCCAATCGCCTTGGTTCTTCCGTTGTCGGGTCCTGAACAACGTAAAGATGCCTTTGACCTGGCCTTCGCTCTCGCGTTCCCAGGTAGTAGACAAGATGAGCCTGAGTGTCCCAGGCGAGGATTTGGCTGACCTAAAACAAGTTGCACGGGCAAGAAGTTGAGGATTCGGCGAATGGCAAAGCCGAGTGACCCCATACGCACCTCGTAACGGCCGTGGGATATAACTGCTATCCTCTGCTGGGTCAAAGTCACGTGTTTAATGTGTGTGAAGTGTTCCTGACTGCCCTCCTGAACAGAGGCTAGGAGCAAGAAGCTGTCACCATCCGGGGCGAAAACCGGATGTGGTTGGGCGTCTAACCACTGCCCTTCCGGTGCTCGCTCTGAGTGCGTCTCCTCGCAGTTCCAATTCGGTGCGTGACATCCCGAGACTACTGAGAGGTTCTGGGACCGCGTCATCCATACTACAGATATTTGCGTCGCGTCGTTCCCCACCCAACCAGCCGATATGAGGTAGTATTCCCTGTAATTTATATTGATGGTCGACAAATTGACGGAAAAACGGCAGAACTGCCTCTAGAACATATCTTTGACCCTCTCAAACTGGTCAAACACTTTTCAAGATCAAGAGACGTCATTTGTTCTTTAGTGATTTCTGGACTAGAGGGTTTTGGACGCATGTGAAACTGTTTTGAAACCCTGAAGAGTATCTTCAAAACGATCGATTCACCTTTTCGCCCACAAATGGTACCCCTTAAATGAATCTTATCAACTTCAACCTCATCATCACTCTAATGCTTACTGTCCGTCAAAGATCGGTGGAGGCTTCAGCCTCGTTTTGGCGACTGTGGTGTTGGTAGCGTTCATGGCAGTCGCGTTGGCGAGGTCGACGAGCCACAGGTCGACTTCAGGATTGGGCGATCCAGGCGTCGGATACCGGACAGATCTCGAGGGAGGGAAAGTCCTTTGTCTGGACGATGAGAGGGGGCCGGCGTCAGAACCGTCCTGACCAACGGGAGTTCCAAACCAGGGAAATTGGAAAGCCGATACCCTGGTGTCATTGAACGATGCGAAGAGAATGTGAGAGCCGCTCGGGCTCGGCCAGACAACTTCTGACCTCGGCAGCACCTCTTCCTGGTAGAGCCAGTCCGGCACTCCGTTGTAGACAACACCAGGTATCCCAGTGTCCGTCAGACGTGTGTCCTCACCGGCCGACGGCGTCGCTCTTAAGTATATGTCGTTGTCCGATATCATCAACAATGATGTCGTGTTACCGAGCCAAGCTGCGAACTGCAACCTCGTTTGCTGCACCCTTGGTGACGCGTGGAGACGTAAAGGCGTGTGGTGGCTGGAGCGATGGATTGAAAAGTCGAGGTTAGTGTTTTGCATTTCGAGATATTCTTATTCAAGaagtgagaagaagaaatcaTCTTTGTAAAGCatattttcgttaatttaaAGGTAGAAGAAGAATAACATGAAAATGGTCAGATTTTccatgaataaaatgaaatgaatatcatagcaagtgttgaaaatgagtaaaaagttGAAGACAGTATTAACGAATACTGTGAGTTGGGGAGATggagaagaaaattgatacgacgaaaaataacttgaaaaaactGAGGAAAAAGACTGGTAATAGTTGCCTTGGAGAAAATCCGAGTGAATAGAACATGGTGTTGAAAAGTGTGGTGTAAAGTGAAgctataaatttaattatcgcTGAGTTACTCACTCGTTGGTGACGTCGTAAACGGTGTAATGTGCGGTGAAGCTGTGTCGAAAGACCTGCGggaacgaaaattaaaatcagtaAAGAAAGAAGAGCAAGGCTGGGTAGTGAAAAGACGGCATTAGTTCAAACAAACCTCGATGGGTATAAACAAATTCGCAATAAACATTTTCATGCTCTATTTCGCTGAATGATCTGAATCATCTTTATAATTCTTcataatatttctttgaaCTCCGCCCATCATACGAATACCCATACCTACGTCTGTGCCTCTATGTAACGCATCATCAACATCTGTTTACTCGGGAACGGAGGTCACGTTATCTAAGGATACGTggttatatatacctactactACACTTCGCCCCCGAGTCAATGGCCAACAAATTAATCGAACACTTTGGAAGGAAAACAAACTCtcattctttctctctctctctctcttcccttttcgttttctttctctttatcagTAGTCAACCCTTCCGATAGCTCAGGGTGTAGGTTTCCAACTCAGATCATTTATAAGACAAGCGAAAGCCAGAagggaaaaacatttttttagtcAACTTTTTTGAATAAAGTATTGATGAAGTTCACGTTACgataatcaaaaatttccaaaatactgtgattcatatatttattccCGACTCTTCTGCGTAGGTtcattatacacatattatatatacagtatatgcATTATGTATACATCTATACGCTCAGAGGTTGATGAGTATTCTTTCCCGCTCGCGTGATCAGGAGCTGTTAGAAGAAGCgggcaatcaatttttcgggAGCCAGACTTCAGCAGCAAGcgagtaagagagagagagagagaaagaggtaaaaagagagagagaagatttGCGGGGTATTAGTTTctaaaaatatagaattaaaAGTTCCGCTTTTAATTAGCGCGGAACCgcctaacttttttttttaccgagcaggaagagagaaagagagagagtgagagaaaagaaatccaataaacaaaactaaaaaaacaaaccggggtggaggcaaaaaaaaaaaaaaaaggtaaatgaatgggaataataaaaaagtgagCAAAAATTAGCAAACCCGCGGTATAAGCAGAGTGCCTACCGTGGGTTATCGGTGGTAGAGGAGAGCGGAGGACTAACGCGAAACTTTTCTCAAACTATTATATAACCTGAGCCCCGTATATAGAGTATATGTATTTATCACGCTCGATTGAACGTGGTACCTACCCACCTCTCAGTCCGGATAGGTATATGGGCAGGAGGCGTTTAATATATTGCACCAACCTGCAGTCGATGTTATACATGGTTGGAAAGATGGAATGGCGCATATGCGCAATGCTAGACGAACtcgtataaattaattattctgaCTACCTTCCCCCGTTGGTCTAAAATTAATACCGATAACGATAgcgggatttttaatttcatcagTTTACTCACCGGTTTGACATTGTGCTTGAACAGCACATAACGAAGGTCAGAGCTGCACTGGTAGCCTTGGACATTGAGCTGCCTCTGGAATTGGTCAAGATAGAATGCAAATCGGAAAATATTAATGTTGTTTTGGTGGGGCAGGGGAATAATGGGGGTGGGAGGGGGTTGAATGCTGTGTGCTTTAATTACACTCGCGAAACTCCGCGGAAGCAATCACAAGAAAACGTTAATCTGGATACTACGACTACACTTGACTTTTCTTTTCGATTTAACGTCCTTACCGAAATACATTTACATACATGAAATGTAAACGAGTGTGTATCTGTGTTTCTGCCGAAAAGCGCACCGAGGTGCGGAGCGGACTGGAGCGGTGCCGAGGGCGCCGCACCCCGGTGATCACCGCGCGGATCGATGATGCTCCGAGAGTTTGAGCTGGCCCTGGTATAAGGTCCTCGGCATGTGGGATAGCGTGTTGGCACGTGGCATGAGTTCTCGGTTTTTTGGCAACCGCAAACCCTTTACACATGTGCCTGTATCCCGGGATATACCGAACGACCGCGTGTAGAAATCCTAACCTAACTTACGAGGGTGTGATTTGAGACCAATAGCGACACGGAGTTGTTTGAGGTGTCCAGAAGCGCCAGGGAACCGTCGTCCGCTTGGAAGACAAACTTGTCGTGCGACAACCAGGCTGGCGGTAGACGGTGTGGCGTCAGATCACCACGCAGGCACTCTTCTAGTGTCAAACGCTTCCCGCTCCAGTAGAGAAGCTCGTCAACGTACCTAGTTTgtttaagaagaagaagaagaaaaaaaactcaattatACCATCGCGGAGTGACGAGAGTCTAGAATTGGTTATCAGAAGTCTTGATTCTTCCGTTAAAACTTCTGCCAATGGTCTTCCAAGACCAACGAACACTCTCTTCGCATTGTGGCTTTAAAACTGAATGCGTGATTCAACACCACCGCCTTGATAATTTTCTAACACATGGAATTACAAGGTCTATTTGGCTCACCCGAGGAGGTAAATGGCGGTTACGATGCCTGCTATGACGAAGCCGATAACCagaagagagaaaacgatGCTCCTCCAGTTGTGCCCACCCTCGGCGTAAGTCAGGTCCTGAAACATGGTCAGATTCctagaggaagaaaaaggcgTAATATCTTCACCCCGGGACTGTCCGGCTTCGGACGGTCCACGAGGAGCTCAAGATCGAGTTAAAGCTTTGCTAGGCATCGAGCATGCAGATATCGAACGAAAACGACGCGGAGTTCTACCAACGTGAGTGAAATATTCCCGCCAAAGTCGAAACACGGATTATCATTACCATCCTAGTAGAAGTTTTCTCAAGGTGCAGACATCCTAAGAACTCGTTCCATGCATTTTTCGTGCTTGTGTCGAgggtgatatatatatatatatatatgtactctGGTTAATTCAGTTTAGCAACAATTTTCTCACTGTCTCAAGTTCAAATATTGTTCATTCGCTTTGATGATCAGACGATGTATGAACACTAACTTTAACAAGTCAATTGAAAAACGCCAACAACGCGTGTTCACGATACGATAGAACCGAATGTTGGTTCAAAACTGACGTTAGTGGTCGGTGGGTACATCTGGAGATACTCTACAATGAGCTTCGGTGGTGGGAAAGAGTGCGAAACgcgctttttttgttttttttttttgtttattccgTTCTACGAAGTAACTGACGGGTATTGTACACgttgttttcttatttccaaTCGCGTTGCTCTAATTTGtactatttattattattattatacgtatatatttttttcccggTATTGATACCACGCGAAATCTTTGATCGACGCGAATTGTAAACCTCACTACTCGGTCgttaagttaaaaaaaaaaaaaaaaaaaaaaacgtctttaCGGTAGCCACAGTATACGCAGTTGATAGAGTTGGCTCTGGTACTGTTCTACGACGATGTTTATTCAGCGAGATGTATACGTTGAATAgttctaaaaatattttaagacGCCTCGAACGTTGAAGTCGAATTCTTTATTTCAAGGCTCGAACGAAACCGTTCTCACTATTATCGTCGGGTCTAGAAAAATAATGTCAATTACCGACAGCCCGCAGATTGGCAAAGTCAAAATATTAGGCATCAAATCTCACCCTTGTCGTCGGTGTGATTGATGCTCGTGAGTCGTCAAGAAGGAAACGAAGCAAAATCGAAGGACGAGACAAAAAATCAAGAACGGAATTAAGAAAAACGTTCAAGTTCACTGATGAAGATCTGGCATGCCGCTTTTCTTGTGGCACACGCTGAAATCATATCTTCGCGTTTTATTTCTCAAGCTCATCTTTtacacgaatatatatatatatatgtatacacacacgcacatacacacacagtGACTTGAACCTTGAATCGAAGTTACAAATTGACAAATGATTGACTTCCTCTGGAAGTAACGATCTCTGATTGGCCAGCATCAGACGCGGTAATCGTTTTCCAACGACTTGTTTATCACCCTTTAAATATTGCACCCTCCTTCAacctcttttttttaaatttatttttcacttctgcCATGCCATACCAGTGTTTTCTGCTCACGATATTCTTAttatatttctctttctccttatTATTGTTCTCAATCTCCTTTATTCTGAACTAAAATTTCACTCCGACTATTGGATtttctaaatgaaaaaaaagaaagaaaaaaaaaaaaaaatgatcctcACTCACAAACTTGATTTTCGTGACAAGCTAAGATACTTTTTCCTCTTGTTAATTCTAATCAGATCATGACAGACATATATACAAAGCTGGGCGGATTGACACCTCCAGTTGGAAACCGTACGCTGCAAGGTCACACCTGACAAACTAAACAAACACGCCTAACATTCTCTAGAATACCGAATAAGAGACCAATCGAAATCGGAGAAGGTCAAttgatatttacaaaaatcagcCTCTTACCTACCCAGTTGCAGACGGCGTTGCAAAAGGCCATTCTGCAAGCCAACGACGGATATGAATATGGCGTGACTTCTGAAGTACAGAGGTGATGCTATGTTTGGCTTTCCAACGGAAAAAGGGAAACTTTTTCACCCTCACTTTGGCGATCGAGGACGCGATTCTGTCAGTCTGGTCTGTGACTACGCTGTGGTCTGCAGCTAAACTGGACTGGTGTTTATTTGCTCGTCCCACCCACGAGAATGGGAGtgtaggaggaggaggagaaggagaagtaGGAGGACGCTGTTGCTGCCAGGTGGTAATCGAGTTACGAATTTGCGTCGTGTGCCTGCGAGGAACTCCACCACGACTAGATCCACGAGGCAACCTAGTCTGCACCAGTCGATTATCCCAGGAATGAATTTGCGCCACGTTTGAATATAGAACTATACCAGAGTGACAAAAGGA contains:
- the LOC124411024 gene encoding inactive dipeptidyl peptidase 10 isoform X2; this translates as MNASVNVERNSWRLPPDETVQVADPRSKSAQDLTYAEGGHNWRSIVFSLLVIGFVIAGIVTAIYLLGYVDELLYWSGKRLTLEECLRGDLTPHRLPPAWLSHDKFVFQADDGSLALLDTSNNSVSLLVSNHTLRQLNVQGYQCSSDLRYVLFKHNVKPVFRHSFTAHYTVYDVTNDHHTPLRLHASPRVQQTRLQFAAWLGNTTSLLMISDNDIYLRATPSAGEDTRLTDTGIPGVVYNGVPDWLYQEEVLPRSEVVWPSPSGSHILFASFNDTRVSAFQFPWFGTPVGQDGSDAGPLSSSRQRTFPPSRSVRYPTPGSPNPEVDLWLVDLANATAMNATNTTVAKTRLKPPPIFDGQEYYLISAGWVGNDATQISVVWMTRSQNLSVVSGCHAPNWNCEETHSERAPEGQWLDAQPHPVFAPDGDSFLLLASVQEGSQEHFTHIKHVTLTQQRIAVISHGRYEVSQILAWDTQAHLVYYLGTRERRPGQRHLYVVQDPTTEEPRRLEPLCVTCDLGGVLWSSRVYYTNCTHFGGSVSPFSESGGQGFYVLHCEGPGLPLAGVHSVITHKMVRVLYDARVQRADKLSQLALPTRKSFEIPLPQGWKAQVQLLLPPSWREELRDAAFPVLVEVNGRPGSEAVTDRFGIDWGTYMSSHNDVVYVRLDVRGARGQGKRALFRRIGGVEVQDQLTVLRHLLDTFKYLDETRVGVWGWGYGGYVTAMVLGSQQNVFKCGVAVSPIADWLYYNSAFTERVLGAPSENYKGYVEADLTQRARLVPSHSLYLLHGLADLTAPYTHGVAFAKALSEAGVIFRYQSYADEDHDLTGVIEHAYRSMEDFLAECLTLDPS
- the LOC124411024 gene encoding inactive dipeptidyl peptidase 10 isoform X1, whose translation is MNASVNVERNSWRLPPDETVQVADPRSKSAQVKEDLTYAEGGHNWRSIVFSLLVIGFVIAGIVTAIYLLGYVDELLYWSGKRLTLEECLRGDLTPHRLPPAWLSHDKFVFQADDGSLALLDTSNNSVSLLVSNHTLRQLNVQGYQCSSDLRYVLFKHNVKPVFRHSFTAHYTVYDVTNDHHTPLRLHASPRVQQTRLQFAAWLGNTTSLLMISDNDIYLRATPSAGEDTRLTDTGIPGVVYNGVPDWLYQEEVLPRSEVVWPSPSGSHILFASFNDTRVSAFQFPWFGTPVGQDGSDAGPLSSSRQRTFPPSRSVRYPTPGSPNPEVDLWLVDLANATAMNATNTTVAKTRLKPPPIFDGQEYYLISAGWVGNDATQISVVWMTRSQNLSVVSGCHAPNWNCEETHSERAPEGQWLDAQPHPVFAPDGDSFLLLASVQEGSQEHFTHIKHVTLTQQRIAVISHGRYEVSQILAWDTQAHLVYYLGTRERRPGQRHLYVVQDPTTEEPRRLEPLCVTCDLGGVLWSSRVYYTNCTHFGGSVSPFSESGGQGFYVLHCEGPGLPLAGVHSVITHKMVRVLYDARVQRADKLSQLALPTRKSFEIPLPQGWKAQVQLLLPPSWREELRDAAFPVLVEVNGRPGSEAVTDRFGIDWGTYMSSHNDVVYVRLDVRGARGQGKRALFRRIGGVEVQDQLTVLRHLLDTFKYLDETRVGVWGWGYGGYVTAMVLGSQQNVFKCGVAVSPIADWLYYNSAFTERVLGAPSENYKGYVEADLTQRARLVPSHSLYLLHGLADLTAPYTHGVAFAKALSEAGVIFRYQSYADEDHDLTGVIEHAYRSMEDFLAECLTLDPS
- the LOC124411024 gene encoding inactive dipeptidyl peptidase 10 isoform X3 codes for the protein MAFCNAVCNWDLTYAEGGHNWRSIVFSLLVIGFVIAGIVTAIYLLGYVDELLYWSGKRLTLEECLRGDLTPHRLPPAWLSHDKFVFQADDGSLALLDTSNNSVSLLVSNHTLRQLNVQGYQCSSDLRYVLFKHNVKPVFRHSFTAHYTVYDVTNDHHTPLRLHASPRVQQTRLQFAAWLGNTTSLLMISDNDIYLRATPSAGEDTRLTDTGIPGVVYNGVPDWLYQEEVLPRSEVVWPSPSGSHILFASFNDTRVSAFQFPWFGTPVGQDGSDAGPLSSSRQRTFPPSRSVRYPTPGSPNPEVDLWLVDLANATAMNATNTTVAKTRLKPPPIFDGQEYYLISAGWVGNDATQISVVWMTRSQNLSVVSGCHAPNWNCEETHSERAPEGQWLDAQPHPVFAPDGDSFLLLASVQEGSQEHFTHIKHVTLTQQRIAVISHGRYEVSQILAWDTQAHLVYYLGTRERRPGQRHLYVVQDPTTEEPRRLEPLCVTCDLGGVLWSSRVYYTNCTHFGGSVSPFSESGGQGFYVLHCEGPGLPLAGVHSVITHKMVRVLYDARVQRADKLSQLALPTRKSFEIPLPQGWKAQVQLLLPPSWREELRDAAFPVLVEVNGRPGSEAVTDRFGIDWGTYMSSHNDVVYVRLDVRGARGQGKRALFRRIGGVEVQDQLTVLRHLLDTFKYLDETRVGVWGWGYGGYVTAMVLGSQQNVFKCGVAVSPIADWLYYNSAFTERVLGAPSENYKGYVEADLTQRARLVPSHSLYLLHGLADLTAPYTHGVAFAKALSEAGVIFRYQSYADEDHDLTGVIEHAYRSMEDFLAECLTLDPS